The segment CGACGGTGATCGCCCCCGAGCCACTGCCGGATCCGTAGTTGCCCGGAATACCCTGCGCAGGGTAGCCGGCTGTCACCGAGTACGTCCCCACCTGGGCACTGCTCACCGTGCACGTGGCCCGAGACGTGTTGGTCCCGGCGATCGTGCTCAGGGCGGAGTCCGCACACGACGGCGAGCCGGGACTCGGTGCGAAGGTCCACTGGATGCTCCCTGTCGGCGCAGGCGTGGTGCTGTTGGGCGGGACCACCGTCGCGGTGAACGTCACGGTGTCACCGTAGGTGGGCGTCGTCGAGGACGATGTTGCCGAAACGAGCACGGTGGTATTCGCCGTCCCGGTGACGACGAAGCTCAGCGATCCTGCGAACCCGTCCGGGGCTCGCGCAACGACGCGAATGAGCTGCGCTCCGCTTTGCGGGCAGTTGGGAGAGGTCGTCGCGACCCATCGGGCGGATTGGGCGTCCCATTGCTGCACCGGGTTGTCGACGGAGACCGCGTACCCCGCCGGCGTGGTGCCCTTGGCGGTGCCGCCGACCGAGAAGGCGGTCGGCGAGGGTGTGGCGGTGCCGTCGCTCACGGAAACGATCTGTGACCCGGTCAGGCCGCTCGGGACGGTGAAGGTCACGGCGGCGTCGCCGTTGGCGTCCGTCGTCGAGCCGCTCGTAACGGTGGCCGACGCCGCACCGACCGTCACGGTCACGGTGTGGTTGGCGGCGAAGCCCGTCACGAACACGGTCGCCGACGACCCTGCGGGACCGGACGCCGGCGACGGCGTGCCCACGAGGCGGTACGGCGTCGTTCGGCAGTTCCAGTTCGGAAGCGCAGAAAGCTGCTGGATCTCGTACTGGGCGGCCTGGGCGAAGCCG is part of the Acidimicrobiales bacterium genome and harbors:
- a CDS encoding Ig-like domain repeat protein, producing the protein MIAILVIALTVTALLGGLVTAITSSTTAQSLSTVDSVLNGFAQAAQYEIQQLSALPNWNCRTTPYRLVGTPSPASGPAGSSATVFVTGFAANHTVTVTVGAASATVTSGSTTDANGDAAVTFTVPSGLTGSQIVSVSDGTATPSPTAFSVGGTAKGTTPAGYAVSVDNPVQQWDAQSARWVATTSPNCPQSGAQLIRVVARAPDGFAGSLSFVVTGTANTTVLVSATSSSTTPTYGDTVTFTATVVPPNSTTPAPTGSIQWTFAPSPGSPSCADSALSTIAGTNTSRATCTVSSAQVGTYSVTAGYPAQGIPGNYGSGSGSGAITVGKAASSTTVTEVSSPSPAQPGSTLTFTATVGANPPVAGDLKPTSTVAWSITAPSGPNPTCTPSQMTNPNGLTGTNTATCSVSNAVVGTYSVTASYGGDGNYTDSQGVASTSVAKATPTLSFTTTPPSPQPGSTFTVTVTVNGPNGAPNPTNTVTWTIT